DNA from Roseimicrobium sp. ORNL1:
TTTGCGTGCGTGGGGAGACAGAGGAGCGGGCAGGTGCCGATTTCCGCTTCCTAAGATACGTTCGGAGGGGCCCCTTTCTTGGGCCGAAAGGCAGCGTCCCCGTCCCGCCCACCGTCCGCCCGCGAGGGAGAGATGGCAAGCTGGATGAATCTCACTTCAAGGACCGCCGGAGGGGAGGGGGATGAGAGGGGGCGGAGGCAGGCCATGGGGAAGCCCAGAGGGCCTTCGAATCCCCGTCCTCTGCATGGCCCAACGTTCACTCTGACGCTCCACCTATTGACACTTACGAGATAGACTGACGGTTCTCTGATCTGTGACTTCGACTGAACTGCGAAGTTGCAGTCTGAAGGACTGCAGGAACCCAGCCCAGGGTTAGGGAGCTTCTAGCGACCGACACCCTGGGTAGATAAAAAAAATTGCCGGACTCTGAAGGAGTCCAGGAGAGCTTCGCTAGGTCTTTCCGGGCGTTCCGCCGGATCGCCAGAACACTGAAAATCCGTCAGTCTATCTCGCAAGCCTCAACAAGAGGCATCATCACGCTCACGCACCGGTCTTCCGCGCAAAATAAAGCCCCCTCCCGAAGATCCCCGCCTCATCATGCTCCGGCTTCAGGCCTGCGTTCCGGAACGCATCCAGCATCTCTGCTTTGGTGAAAAGTCCCAGCTCATGGTCCTCCGTGAAATGGGTGACTCCTTCAGGACGCCCGACCAGGTAGTGGAACTGCATGAACGAAGTCCGCTCCCCACGGACTCCCGTGGTGTTCATCCGGCAAATCTTGAAGTTCTCTTCTTCGAACGAAACCAGATGCGGACGCCCTGCCTTCCATTTTTCAGGTGTGAGCCACGGTTCTACGATCAGCGCTCCCTGCGGAGCCAGATGATCGGCCATGCACCGGATCGCCGCATTCAGCTTTTCCACCGTCAAGGCGTAGCCAATCGCGCTGAACAGACAAAGCACCGCATCGTACTTCTTCTGCAGATCAAAGCACGTCATGTCCGCCACCTCATGCTGCCCCTGGGGATTCTTCTGGTGCGCCGCCGCAAGGTAGTCCCCATTCAAGTCCAGCCCATCGATCTGATAGTCTGCGCAGAGATGCTTCGCATGCTCCCCCGTGCCGCAAGCGACATCCAGAACACTCCGCGCCCCCGGCCTGAGCTTCTCGATCCAAGTGCGCACCTTCTCCGCCTCTCCCCGGTAGTCCTTCATCCGGGTGTAGATGGCGTCATAAAGCTCAGCAGTTCCAGCGTGCATCGGCTCACCTTAGTTTCGTGGTACGGGACGTCGACAAACTTCTCGTCTCGTTTGGTTCGCGGGGAGGAAAGGACGAAGTCAGGAATGATTCGGGAAGCCCCAAGGGCCTTCGAATCCCCGTCCTCTGCATGGTTACCCGCTCACTCTGACGGTCCACTTTGGAAGGAGGAGGGGCGGGCTTCGACCATGTGGCCCTCTCCCTCTTCTTTCGCAGCCTTCTCAAAATCGAACGTCTCGTGATACCAATGGCTCACTCAAGCGTTACACAACACTTTCACGCACCACCTTGCGCGAAGCGCTTTCGAGTGCGGTGAGAATCACCGCTTTGGGGTGGACGCGTTCAAGAAACGACAAAGCTGCATTTCCTCCGATGCAGCGAGAGCGAAGGCCCCCAGGACCAGGTTGAAGGATCGCGAACTGCGAACAT
Protein-coding regions in this window:
- a CDS encoding class I SAM-dependent methyltransferase, with the protein product MHAGTAELYDAIYTRMKDYRGEAEKVRTWIEKLRPGARSVLDVACGTGEHAKHLCADYQIDGLDLNGDYLAAAHQKNPQGQHEVADMTCFDLQKKYDAVLCLFSAIGYALTVEKLNAAIRCMADHLAPQGALIVEPWLTPEKWKAGRPHLVSFEEENFKICRMNTTGVRGERTSFMQFHYLVGRPEGVTHFTEDHELGLFTKAEMLDAFRNAGLKPEHDEAGIFGRGLYFARKTGA